In Choloepus didactylus isolate mChoDid1 chromosome 18, mChoDid1.pri, whole genome shotgun sequence, a single genomic region encodes these proteins:
- the LOC119513488 gene encoding keratin, type I cuticular Ha1-like isoform X2, with translation MLYNCSLPNLGCHTRPCVAPSCHTCPLPGACNIPANVGNCGWLCEGSFNGNEKETMQFLNDRLASYLEKVRQLERENAELESHIREWCQQQVPYACPDYQSYFRTIEELQQKILCSKSENARLVVQIDNAKLATDDFRTKYESELSLRQLVEADINSLRRILDELTLCKSDLEARVESLKEELLCLKQNHEQEVNTLRSQIGDRLNVEVDAAPTVDLNRVLNETRCQYEALVETNRRDVEEWFATQTEELNKQVVSSSEQLQSYQAEIIELRRTVNALEIELQAQHNLVYSLENTLNETEARYSSQLAQLQGLISSVESQLAEIRCDLERQNQEYQVLLDVRARLECEISTYRSLLESEDCKLPCNPCATTNACGKPIGPCVSNPCVPCAPCGPPATCVPCAPRPRCGPCNSFVR, from the exons ATGCTGTACAACTGCTCTCTGCCCAACCTGGGCTGTCACACCCGGCCCTGCGTGGCCCCCAGCTGCCACACCTGCCCCCTGCCCGGGGCCTGCAACATCCCTGCCAACGTGGGCAACTGCGGCTGGCTCTGCGAGGGCTCCTTCAATGGCAACGAGAAGGAGACCATGCAGTTCCTGAACGACCGCCTGGCCAGCTACCTGGAGAAGGTGCGCCAGCTGGAGAGGGAGAACGCGGAGCTGGAGAGCCACATCCGCGAGTGGTGCCAGCAGCAGGTGCCCTATGCGTGCCCAGACTACCAGTCCTACTTCCGGACCATTGAGGAGCTCCAGCAGAAG ATCTTGTGCTCCAAGTCTGAGAATGCCAGGCTGGTGGTGCAGATTGACAATGCCAAGCTGGCCACGGATGACTTCAGAACCAA GTATGAGTCAGAGCTGTCCCTGCGGCAGCTGGTGGAGGCCGACATCAACAGCCTGCGCAGGATCCTGGACGAGCTGACCCTGTGCAAGTCTGACCTGGAGGCCCGGGTGGAGTCCCTGAAGGAGGAGCTGCTGTGCCTCAAGCAGAACCATGAGCAG GAAGTCAACACCCTGCGTAGCCAGATCGGAGACCGCCTCAATGTGGAGGTGGATGCGGCGCCCACCGTGGACCTGAACCGTGTGCTGAACGAGACCAGGTGTCAGTACGAGGCCCTGGTGGAGACCAACCGCAGGGACGTGGAGGAATGGTTCGCCACGCAG ACCGAGGAGCTGAACAAGCAGGTGGTGTCCAGCTCGGAGCAGCTGCAGTCCTACCAGGCAGAGATCATCGAGCTGAGACGCACGGTCAACGCCCTGGAGATCGAGCTGCAGGCCCAGCACAACCTTGTGT ACTCCCTGGAAAACACGCTGAATGAGACCGAGGCCCGCTACAGCTCCCAGCTGGCCCAGCTGCAGGGCCTGATCAGCAGCGTGGAGTCCCAGCTTGCGGAGATCCGCTGTGACCTGGAGCGGCAGAACCAGGAGTATCAGGTGCTGCTGGACGTCCGTGCCCGGCTGGAGTGCGAGATCAGCACATACCGGAGCCTGCTGGAGAGCGAGGACTGCAA GCTGCCCTGCAACCCCTGCGCCACAACCAACGCATGTGGCAAGCCCATCGGGCCCTGCGTCTCCAATCCCTGTGTCCCCTGTGCTCCCTGTGGCCCTCCTGCCACCTGCGTGCCCTGTGCCCCCCGGCCCCGCTGTGGACCCTGCAATTCCTTCGTGCGCTAG
- the LOC119513488 gene encoding keratin, type I cuticular Ha1-like isoform X1, whose protein sequence is MLYNCSLPNLGCHTRPCVAPSCHTCPLPGACNIPANVGNCGWLCEGSFNGNEKETMQFLNDRLASYLEKVRQLERENAELESHIREWCQQQVPYACPDYQSYFRTIEELQQKILCSKSENARLVVQIDNAKLATDDFRTKYESELSLRQLVEADINSLRRILDELTLCKSDLEARVESLKEELLCLKQNHEQEVNTLRSQIGDRLNVEVDAAPTVDLNRVLNETRCQYEALVETNRRDVEEWFATQTEELNKQVVSSSEQLQSYQAEIIELRRTVNALEIELQAQHNLRDSLENTLNETEARYSSQLAQLQGLISSVESQLAEIRCDLERQNQEYQVLLDVRARLECEISTYRSLLESEDCKLPCNPCATTNACGKPIGPCVSNPCVPCAPCGPPATCVPCAPRPRCGPCNSFVR, encoded by the exons ATGCTGTACAACTGCTCTCTGCCCAACCTGGGCTGTCACACCCGGCCCTGCGTGGCCCCCAGCTGCCACACCTGCCCCCTGCCCGGGGCCTGCAACATCCCTGCCAACGTGGGCAACTGCGGCTGGCTCTGCGAGGGCTCCTTCAATGGCAACGAGAAGGAGACCATGCAGTTCCTGAACGACCGCCTGGCCAGCTACCTGGAGAAGGTGCGCCAGCTGGAGAGGGAGAACGCGGAGCTGGAGAGCCACATCCGCGAGTGGTGCCAGCAGCAGGTGCCCTATGCGTGCCCAGACTACCAGTCCTACTTCCGGACCATTGAGGAGCTCCAGCAGAAG ATCTTGTGCTCCAAGTCTGAGAATGCCAGGCTGGTGGTGCAGATTGACAATGCCAAGCTGGCCACGGATGACTTCAGAACCAA GTATGAGTCAGAGCTGTCCCTGCGGCAGCTGGTGGAGGCCGACATCAACAGCCTGCGCAGGATCCTGGACGAGCTGACCCTGTGCAAGTCTGACCTGGAGGCCCGGGTGGAGTCCCTGAAGGAGGAGCTGCTGTGCCTCAAGCAGAACCATGAGCAG GAAGTCAACACCCTGCGTAGCCAGATCGGAGACCGCCTCAATGTGGAGGTGGATGCGGCGCCCACCGTGGACCTGAACCGTGTGCTGAACGAGACCAGGTGTCAGTACGAGGCCCTGGTGGAGACCAACCGCAGGGACGTGGAGGAATGGTTCGCCACGCAG ACCGAGGAGCTGAACAAGCAGGTGGTGTCCAGCTCGGAGCAGCTGCAGTCCTACCAGGCAGAGATCATCGAGCTGAGACGCACGGTCAACGCCCTGGAGATCGAGCTGCAGGCCCAGCACAACCTT AGAGACTCCCTGGAAAACACGCTGAATGAGACCGAGGCCCGCTACAGCTCCCAGCTGGCCCAGCTGCAGGGCCTGATCAGCAGCGTGGAGTCCCAGCTTGCGGAGATCCGCTGTGACCTGGAGCGGCAGAACCAGGAGTATCAGGTGCTGCTGGACGTCCGTGCCCGGCTGGAGTGCGAGATCAGCACATACCGGAGCCTGCTGGAGAGCGAGGACTGCAA GCTGCCCTGCAACCCCTGCGCCACAACCAACGCATGTGGCAAGCCCATCGGGCCCTGCGTCTCCAATCCCTGTGTCCCCTGTGCTCCCTGTGGCCCTCCTGCCACCTGCGTGCCCTGTGCCCCCCGGCCCCGCTGTGGACCCTGCAATTCCTTCGTGCGCTAG